A window of Polaromonas hydrogenivorans contains these coding sequences:
- a CDS encoding type IV pili methyl-accepting chemotaxis transducer N-terminal domain-containing protein, whose translation MTHTAFNRRTFCGSALALALATPGHAQVKSLGDAINKAGRQRMLSQRMGKAWMCLGLGIEVESARRVLDQSMALFDRQLTELKAFAPAGDTRDTYVQLEAAWSGYKALLVGTSPSHNQGKPLLEQAGKVLALAHKGTGLYEQQSSKPGAKLVNVAGRQRMLSQRMAQFYLANTWNVDTAISQREMAKAREEFIPALELLRNAPEATPEIKQTLALADGQWMFFNNALKTGAGSSKAASHVFITSENLLEVMDDVTTQYARILG comes from the coding sequence ATGACACACACTGCCTTCAACCGCCGCACCTTCTGCGGCAGCGCCCTGGCGCTGGCCCTCGCAACTCCGGGCCATGCGCAGGTAAAAAGCCTGGGCGATGCCATCAACAAGGCGGGCCGCCAGCGCATGCTGTCCCAACGCATGGGCAAGGCCTGGATGTGCCTTGGCCTGGGCATCGAGGTCGAGTCCGCGCGTCGCGTGCTGGACCAGTCGATGGCGCTATTTGACCGCCAGTTGACGGAACTCAAGGCCTTTGCACCCGCAGGCGATACGCGCGACACCTATGTGCAGCTCGAAGCCGCCTGGTCAGGCTACAAGGCCTTGCTGGTGGGCACGTCCCCCTCGCACAACCAGGGCAAGCCCCTGCTGGAGCAGGCCGGCAAGGTTCTGGCGCTGGCGCACAAGGGCACCGGGCTTTACGAGCAGCAGTCCAGCAAGCCCGGCGCCAAGCTGGTCAACGTGGCCGGCCGCCAACGCATGCTGTCGCAGCGCATGGCGCAGTTTTACCTGGCCAACACCTGGAATGTGGACACGGCCATCAGCCAGCGTGAAATGGCCAAGGCCCGGGAAGAATTCATCCCGGCCCTAGAACTGCTGCGCAACGCGCCCGAAGCCACCCCGGAGATCAAGCAGACGCTGGCGCTGGCCGACGGGCAGTGGATGTTTTTTAACAATGCCCTGAAAACCGGCGCCGGCAGCAGCAAAGCGGCGTCGCATGTATTTATTACCAGCGAAAACCTGCTGGAGGTGATGGACGACGTGACCACCCAGTACGCACGCATTCTTGGATAA
- a CDS encoding MFS transporter: MNFFKQFLKSGHSPTLFAAFLYFSFSCCIWVLNGAMAPFISETFGLSPAQKGLMLSVPIIAGALMRFPLGLLSQYVGRKNATLIEMGLIAVAMLFGFFFVKSFNDLLAMGVLLGIAGASFGVALSLGSGSFPARHKGLAMGLVGAGNVGTAVSVLIAPPLAQAFGWVTVYGLAAAAISIPMIVMIVFAKEPDDLDKHASFKQHIACLYEKDGWAFSLIYAVTFGGFIGLATFLPTYYYDQFSVSKVQAGQLTMLAAFMGAALRVFGGWISDRWGGINTLSVVLVTVAVTLTMCGMAGGSLVATTLLVMLCFAALGAGNGALFQLVPLRWPLATAVAGSMIGEIGALGGGLVPSAMGLSKQYGGSYAWGFFLFASLAMMMLVMLRVMQIRWTRTWAEKGGRARTA; the protein is encoded by the coding sequence GTGAACTTTTTCAAGCAATTCCTCAAATCGGGGCACTCCCCCACCCTGTTCGCAGCATTCCTGTATTTTTCGTTTTCCTGCTGCATCTGGGTGCTCAACGGCGCCATGGCGCCCTTCATTTCCGAAACCTTCGGCCTGAGCCCGGCGCAAAAGGGGCTGATGCTGTCGGTTCCCATCATTGCCGGCGCGCTGATGCGTTTTCCGCTCGGCCTGCTGTCGCAGTACGTCGGCCGCAAGAACGCCACGCTGATCGAGATGGGCCTGATTGCGGTGGCCATGCTGTTCGGCTTCTTTTTCGTCAAGAGCTTCAACGACCTGCTGGCCATGGGCGTGCTGCTGGGCATTGCCGGCGCCAGCTTCGGCGTGGCGCTGTCGCTGGGCTCGGGCTCGTTTCCGGCCCGGCACAAGGGCCTGGCGATGGGCCTGGTCGGTGCCGGCAACGTCGGCACTGCCGTGTCGGTGCTGATCGCGCCGCCGCTGGCGCAGGCCTTTGGCTGGGTCACGGTGTACGGCCTTGCCGCCGCCGCCATCAGCATTCCGATGATCGTGATGATCGTGTTCGCCAAGGAGCCCGACGACCTCGACAAGCACGCCAGCTTCAAGCAGCACATCGCCTGCCTGTATGAAAAAGACGGCTGGGCCTTCAGCCTGATCTATGCGGTGACGTTTGGCGGCTTCATCGGCCTGGCGACGTTTTTGCCGACCTACTACTACGACCAGTTCTCGGTCAGCAAGGTGCAGGCCGGCCAGTTGACCATGCTGGCGGCCTTCATGGGCGCTGCGCTGCGCGTGTTCGGCGGCTGGATTTCCGACCGCTGGGGCGGCATCAACACCCTGAGCGTGGTGCTGGTGACGGTGGCCGTCACCCTGACAATGTGCGGGATGGCCGGCGGCTCGCTGGTGGCCACCACGCTGCTGGTAATGCTGTGCTTTGCGGCACTGGGCGCGGGCAACGGCGCGCTGTTCCAGCTGGTGCCGCTGCGCTGGCCGCTGGCCACGGCCGTGGCCGGCTCGATGATCGGCGAGATCGGCGCCCTCGGCGGCGGCCTGGTGCCCAGCGCGATGGGCCTGTCCAAGCAATATGGCGGCAGTTATGCTTGGGGCTTTTTCCTGTTTGCCAGCCTGGCCATGATGATGCTGGTGATGCTGCGCGTGATGCAGATCCGCTGGACGCGCACCTGGGCCGAAAAAGGCGGACGCGCGCGCACCGCCTGA
- a CDS encoding CBS domain-containing protein has protein sequence MTAVADILKSKGLATVHTIRPDDSVFDALKCMADKGIGALLVMEGDAIVGIVTERDYARKIALKGRTSALTQVRDVMTTPVMFVQPTQTSEECMALMTDNRLRHLPVVQDERLVGLISIGDLVKDIISEQKFVIEQLEHYITGQRG, from the coding sequence ATGACCGCGGTTGCCGACATTCTCAAATCCAAGGGCCTGGCCACCGTTCACACGATCAGGCCGGACGACTCGGTCTTCGATGCCCTGAAGTGCATGGCCGACAAGGGCATTGGCGCCTTGCTGGTGATGGAGGGCGATGCGATCGTCGGCATCGTCACCGAGCGCGACTATGCCCGCAAGATTGCGCTCAAGGGGCGCACCTCGGCGCTGACGCAGGTGCGCGATGTCATGACCACCCCGGTGATGTTCGTCCAGCCCACGCAGACCAGCGAAGAGTGCATGGCATTGATGACCGACAACCGGCTGCGCCATTTGCCCGTGGTTCAGGACGAGCGGCTGGTTGGCCTGATCTCCATCGGCGATCTGGTCAAGGACATCATCTCCGAGCAGAAGTTCGTCATCGAGCAGCTCGAACACTACATCACCGGCCAGCGCGGCTGA
- a CDS encoding bifunctional protein-serine/threonine kinase/phosphatase, with product MAFNIDIGFTTQAGRKAGNEDFCAAMLPDPGQEGMGSIVAIADGVSSGGMGREAAQTTVTSLVRDYYATPETWDTTVALDRIIGAQNAWLSGINQRRQPVLGLTTLTALVLCGQSYTLAHVGDSRAYLLRGGELLQLTHDHVMNHPDFRHQLLRAVGAEDHVVVDYLQGELLVGDVFVLVTDGVHGVIADGRLKELSDLQAVPSAQLASHNLVNAALAAGSQDNVTAVVVRVLSLLDATLPDVSRMAQTLPISPRLKVGEMLDGLRVTATVADSGINLLYQVRDPASQVLYAFKTLHPDRAHDREERAMLAHEAWLATRMQTGRAADHLVHIHERLPAGRERTAFYLLYDWHAGETLQQQLDRGQKFGVQQALAAATQTAQALGRLHQQCVIHRDIKPANLHQGVDGVLRLLDLGVALSGREPEAMRKLHAGTPSFINPEQWGYSATAADGPEELPDAQSDLFALGVTLYQLLTTRLPYGEVLPYQVGRYYRDPVAPSRISPEVPIWLDHIVLKAVARDKRKRFETAEELLLALERGASRPLTAPQASPLLQRDPTALWKLALGVSLLFNLLLVYWLLFLPK from the coding sequence ATGGCATTCAACATAGACATCGGTTTTACAACCCAGGCAGGCCGCAAGGCCGGCAATGAAGACTTCTGCGCCGCCATGCTGCCTGATCCGGGGCAGGAGGGCATGGGCTCCATCGTGGCGATTGCCGATGGTGTCAGCAGCGGCGGCATGGGCCGCGAGGCTGCGCAGACAACCGTCACCAGTTTGGTGCGCGACTACTACGCCACGCCCGAAACCTGGGACACCACCGTGGCGCTGGACCGCATCATTGGTGCGCAAAACGCCTGGCTGTCCGGCATCAACCAGCGCCGCCAGCCCGTCCTGGGGCTGACCACCCTGACCGCGCTGGTGCTCTGCGGCCAGTCCTACACGCTGGCGCATGTGGGCGATTCGCGCGCCTACCTGCTGCGCGGCGGCGAGTTGCTGCAGCTCACCCACGACCATGTGATGAACCATCCTGATTTCAGGCACCAGCTGCTGCGCGCGGTGGGTGCTGAAGACCATGTGGTGGTGGACTACCTGCAGGGCGAGTTGCTGGTCGGCGACGTGTTCGTGCTGGTGACCGATGGGGTGCATGGCGTGATCGCTGACGGCCGGCTGAAGGAATTGTCCGATCTGCAGGCGGTGCCCAGCGCCCAGCTGGCCAGCCACAACCTGGTCAATGCAGCCCTGGCCGCGGGCAGCCAGGACAACGTCACCGCCGTCGTGGTGCGCGTCCTTAGCCTGCTGGACGCGACCTTGCCCGATGTCAGCCGAATGGCGCAGACCCTGCCGATTTCGCCGCGCCTGAAGGTGGGCGAGATGCTGGACGGCTTGCGCGTGACGGCCACCGTGGCCGACAGCGGCATCAACCTGTTGTACCAGGTGCGCGACCCGGCCAGCCAGGTTCTGTATGCCTTCAAGACCCTGCACCCCGACCGGGCGCATGACCGGGAGGAGCGCGCCATGCTGGCGCACGAAGCCTGGCTGGCCACGCGCATGCAAACCGGCCGTGCGGCCGACCATCTGGTTCACATTCACGAGCGCCTGCCGGCCGGGCGGGAGCGCACGGCGTTTTACCTGCTGTACGACTGGCACGCCGGTGAAACCCTGCAGCAGCAACTCGACCGGGGCCAGAAGTTCGGCGTGCAGCAAGCCCTGGCCGCCGCCACCCAGACCGCCCAGGCCTTGGGCCGGCTGCACCAGCAGTGCGTCATCCACCGCGACATCAAGCCCGCCAACCTGCATCAGGGCGTGGACGGCGTGCTGCGCCTGCTGGACCTGGGCGTGGCGCTGAGCGGGCGCGAACCCGAGGCGATGCGCAAACTGCACGCCGGCACGCCCAGCTTCATCAACCCGGAGCAGTGGGGTTACAGCGCCACAGCGGCAGACGGCCCGGAAGAGCTGCCCGACGCGCAAAGCGACCTGTTTGCGCTGGGCGTCACGCTGTACCAGTTGCTCACCACCCGCTTGCCCTACGGCGAAGTGCTGCCTTACCAGGTGGGCCGTTACTACCGCGACCCGGTTGCGCCCAGCCGCATCAGCCCCGAAGTGCCGATCTGGCTGGACCACATCGTGCTGAAAGCCGTGGCGCGCGACAAGCGAAAACGCTTTGAAACCGCCGAGGAACTGCTGCTGGCGCTGGAGCGCGGCGCCTCCCGGCCGCTGACGGCGCCGCAGGCTTCTCCTTTGTTGCAGCGTGACCCGACGGCCCTCTGGAAGCTCGCGCTGGGGGTGTCGCTGCTGTTCAACCTGCTGCTGGTGTACTGGCTGCTGTTTTTACCGAAATAA
- the nirB gene encoding nitrite reductase large subunit NirB, whose protein sequence is MKKSRLVMIGNGMAGVRALEELLKIAPDLYDITVFGAEPHPNYNRILLSPVLAGEQTLEEIVLNDWSWYTDNHITLHAGWTVTEVDRVRRVVHATNAAGETVSAEYDRLIMATGSNPFILPIPGKDLKGVLAYRDIADTQAMIDAAAVYKHAVVIGGGLLGLEAANGLMKRGMQVTVVHVMPTLMERQLDEVAGKLLQKSLTERGMKFLIGGQTQELVGGEDGRVKSVKFKDGTEVPADLVCMAVGIRPNTALAEKMRLYVNRGIVVSDTMQTTTDARIYAVGECAAHRGIAYGLVAPLFEQGKVLANHLAQHGIGRYTGSLTSTKLKVTGIDLFSAGEFMGGDGAEEIIMSDPFGGVYKKLVIKDDKLIGACLYGDTVDGSYYFKLLRDGRSIEGIRDKLMFGESNIGDGGHEGHNKAASMADSDEVCGCNGVNKGMICKAIKEKGLFTLDEVRKHTKASASCGSCTGLVEQILMFTAGGDYSATPKLKAMCGCTDAGHQAVRDAIRKNKLLSITEVYQFLEWRTPNGCASCRPAVNYYVTSTWPKEAKDDPQSRYINERSHANIQKDGTYSVIPRMWGGETNSSELRRIADAVDKYKIPTVKVTGGQRIDLLGVKKEDLVNVWKDIGMPSGHAYAKALRTVKTCVGSEWCRMGTQDSTEMGKMLERAMWRMYAPHKVKFAVSGCPRNCAESGIKDVGIIGVDSGWEMYIAGNGGIKTEVAHFFTKLKTAAEVLEYTGAFCELYRQEGWYLERTVHYVNRVGLDHVKKKILDDHEGRKALWEQLQFALDGEPDPWFDFKEASVDTRQFATISAQ, encoded by the coding sequence ATGAAAAAATCCAGACTGGTAATGATTGGTAACGGCATGGCCGGCGTGCGTGCGCTTGAAGAACTGCTCAAGATTGCGCCCGACCTCTATGACATCACGGTATTCGGCGCCGAGCCGCATCCCAACTACAACCGCATCCTGCTCTCGCCCGTGCTGGCCGGCGAACAGACGCTCGAAGAAATCGTCCTCAACGACTGGTCCTGGTACACGGACAACCACATCACGCTGCACGCCGGCTGGACCGTGACCGAGGTGGACCGCGTGCGCCGCGTGGTGCACGCCACCAACGCCGCAGGTGAAACCGTCAGCGCCGAATACGACCGCCTGATCATGGCCACCGGCTCCAATCCCTTCATCCTGCCGATTCCGGGCAAGGACTTGAAAGGCGTGCTTGCCTACCGCGACATCGCCGACACGCAGGCCATGATCGACGCCGCCGCCGTTTACAAGCACGCCGTCGTCATCGGCGGCGGCCTGCTGGGCCTGGAAGCGGCTAACGGCCTGATGAAGCGCGGCATGCAGGTCACCGTGGTGCATGTCATGCCGACGCTGATGGAGCGACAGCTCGACGAAGTCGCGGGCAAGCTGCTGCAAAAATCGCTAACAGAGCGCGGCATGAAATTTTTGATCGGCGGCCAAACGCAGGAACTCGTCGGCGGCGAGGACGGCCGCGTCAAGTCGGTCAAGTTCAAGGACGGCACGGAAGTTCCGGCCGACCTGGTTTGCATGGCCGTCGGCATCCGCCCCAACACGGCGCTGGCCGAAAAGATGCGCCTGTACGTCAACCGCGGCATCGTGGTGAGCGACACGATGCAGACCACGACCGACGCGCGCATCTACGCCGTCGGCGAATGCGCCGCCCACCGGGGCATCGCCTACGGCCTGGTGGCGCCGCTGTTCGAGCAGGGCAAGGTGCTGGCCAACCACCTGGCACAGCACGGCATTGGCCGCTACACCGGCTCGCTGACCTCGACCAAATTGAAAGTCACCGGCATCGACCTGTTCAGCGCCGGCGAGTTCATGGGCGGCGACGGCGCCGAGGAAATCATCATGAGCGACCCGTTCGGCGGCGTCTATAAAAAGCTGGTCATCAAGGACGACAAGCTGATCGGCGCCTGCCTCTACGGCGACACGGTCGATGGCAGCTACTACTTCAAGCTGCTGCGCGACGGCCGCAGCATCGAGGGCATCCGCGACAAGCTGATGTTCGGCGAATCCAACATCGGCGACGGTGGTCACGAAGGCCACAACAAGGCCGCCTCCATGGCCGACAGTGACGAGGTCTGCGGCTGCAACGGCGTTAACAAGGGCATGATCTGCAAGGCCATCAAGGAAAAAGGCCTGTTCACGCTCGACGAAGTGCGCAAGCACACCAAGGCCAGCGCCAGCTGCGGCTCCTGCACCGGGCTGGTCGAGCAGATCTTGATGTTCACCGCCGGCGGCGACTACTCGGCCACGCCCAAGCTCAAGGCCATGTGCGGCTGCACCGACGCCGGCCACCAGGCGGTGCGCGACGCCATCCGCAAGAACAAGCTGCTGTCGATCACCGAGGTTTACCAGTTCCTGGAGTGGCGCACGCCCAACGGCTGCGCAAGCTGCCGCCCGGCCGTCAACTACTACGTCACCAGCACCTGGCCCAAAGAGGCCAAGGACGACCCGCAGAGCCGCTACATCAACGAGCGCAGCCATGCCAACATCCAGAAAGACGGCACATACAGCGTGATTCCGCGCATGTGGGGCGGCGAAACTAATTCCAGCGAGTTGCGCCGCATCGCCGACGCGGTGGACAAGTACAAGATTCCGACCGTCAAGGTCACGGGCGGCCAGCGCATCGACCTGCTGGGCGTTAAAAAGGAAGACCTGGTCAACGTCTGGAAAGACATCGGCATGCCCTCGGGACATGCCTACGCCAAGGCGCTTCGCACCGTGAAGACCTGCGTCGGCAGCGAATGGTGCCGCATGGGCACGCAGGACAGCACCGAGATGGGCAAGATGCTGGAGCGCGCGATGTGGCGCATGTACGCGCCGCACAAGGTCAAATTCGCCGTCAGCGGCTGCCCGCGCAACTGCGCCGAATCGGGCATCAAGGACGTCGGCATCATCGGCGTCGATTCGGGCTGGGAGATGTACATCGCCGGCAACGGCGGCATCAAGACCGAAGTCGCGCATTTCTTCACCAAGCTGAAGACCGCCGCCGAAGTGCTGGAATACACCGGCGCCTTCTGCGAGCTGTACCGCCAGGAAGGCTGGTACCTGGAGCGCACCGTGCATTACGTCAACCGCGTCGGCCTGGACCATGTGAAGAAAAAAATCCTCGACGACCATGAAGGCCGCAAGGCGCTGTGGGAGCAGCTGCAGTTCGCGCTCGACGGCGAGCCCGATCCGTGGTTCGACTTCAAGGAAGCGTCCGTGGACACGCGCCAGTTCGCGACCATTTCCGCCCAGTGA
- a CDS encoding ABC transporter ATP-binding protein, which translates to MNTTVNPQYIDIQGVEQVFKTKKGPFCALQNVNLKVAKGEFVALIGHSGCGKSTLLNLIAGLTMPTQGVLLCANREIGGPGPERAVVFQNHSLLPWLTCFENVYLAVERVFSATEGKAQLKARTDAVLAMVGLTAAAQKRPGEISGGMKQRVGIARALSMEPKVLLLDEPFGALDALTRAKLQDELLQIVANTQSTVVMVTHDVDEAVLLSDKIVMMTNGPSATIGEVLSVELPRPRNRVELAESTQYLHYRKAVIDFLYTRQAHVEKLTA; encoded by the coding sequence ATGAACACCACAGTGAACCCCCAGTACATCGACATCCAGGGCGTCGAGCAGGTCTTCAAGACCAAGAAAGGCCCGTTCTGCGCGCTGCAAAACGTCAACCTGAAAGTGGCCAAGGGCGAATTCGTCGCCCTCATCGGCCACTCGGGCTGCGGCAAGTCCACCCTGCTCAACCTGATCGCCGGCCTGACGATGCCGACCCAGGGCGTGCTGCTGTGCGCCAACCGCGAAATCGGCGGCCCCGGCCCGGAGCGTGCCGTGGTGTTCCAGAACCATTCGCTGCTGCCCTGGCTGACCTGCTTTGAAAACGTGTACCTGGCAGTCGAGCGCGTGTTTTCAGCGACCGAAGGCAAGGCCCAGCTCAAGGCGCGCACCGATGCGGTGCTGGCGATGGTCGGCTTGACCGCCGCGGCGCAAAAGCGGCCCGGCGAAATCTCGGGCGGCATGAAGCAGCGCGTCGGCATTGCACGCGCCCTGTCGATGGAGCCCAAGGTGCTGCTGCTCGACGAGCCGTTCGGCGCGCTCGACGCACTGACCCGCGCCAAGCTGCAGGACGAGTTGCTGCAGATCGTCGCCAACACCCAGAGCACGGTGGTCATGGTGACGCACGATGTCGATGAAGCCGTGCTGCTCAGCGACAAGATCGTGATGATGACCAACGGGCCGTCGGCGACGATTGGCGAAGTGCTGAGCGTCGAGCTGCCGCGCCCGCGCAACCGGGTGGAACTGGCCGAAAGCACCCAGTACCTGCACTACCGCAAGGCGGTGATCGACTTTTTGTACACGCGCCAGGCGCATGTGGAAAAACTGACCGCCTGA
- the ntrB gene encoding nitrate ABC transporter permease, whose translation MVSAVFHSPRDIAPPVAASAERNATHSIAESADASGAKAVKHPKTAARPQRDFSALWLRVLPPVLGLALLVLVWELVSLGTKASIPSPKDTFLQAVVLFSDPFYSNGPNDQGVGWNVLSSLKRVAMGFGLAAIVGIPVGFMIGRFSFLSNMFNPLISLMRPVSPLAWLPIGLLVFKGADPAAIWTIFICSIWPMIINTAVGVQRVPQDYMNVARVLNLSEWKIVTKILFPSVLPYMLTGVRLAVGTAWLVIVAAEMLTGGVGIGFWVWDEWNNLNVKNIIIAIFVIGIVGLMLEYALIKLATAFTFEEVKS comes from the coding sequence ATGGTCAGTGCCGTATTTCACAGCCCGCGGGATATCGCCCCGCCGGTTGCCGCCAGCGCGGAGCGAAACGCTACACATTCAATAGCTGAAAGCGCAGACGCATCGGGCGCAAAAGCCGTGAAACACCCAAAAACTGCGGCCCGGCCGCAGCGGGATTTTTCGGCGCTGTGGCTGCGGGTGCTACCGCCCGTGCTCGGCCTGGCCCTACTGGTGCTGGTCTGGGAACTGGTATCGCTGGGCACCAAGGCCAGCATTCCGTCGCCCAAGGACACGTTCCTGCAGGCGGTCGTTTTGTTCAGCGACCCGTTCTACAGCAACGGCCCGAACGACCAGGGCGTGGGCTGGAACGTGCTGTCGTCGCTCAAGCGCGTCGCGATGGGCTTTGGGCTGGCGGCCATCGTCGGCATTCCGGTCGGTTTCATGATTGGACGCTTCAGCTTTTTGAGCAACATGTTCAATCCACTCATCAGCTTGATGCGGCCGGTCTCGCCACTGGCCTGGCTGCCGATTGGCCTCTTGGTGTTCAAGGGCGCCGACCCGGCCGCCATCTGGACCATCTTCATCTGCTCGATCTGGCCCATGATCATCAACACCGCCGTCGGCGTGCAGCGCGTGCCGCAGGACTACATGAACGTGGCCCGGGTGCTGAACCTGTCTGAATGGAAGATCGTCACCAAGATTTTGTTCCCGTCCGTGCTGCCCTACATGCTGACCGGCGTGCGGCTGGCCGTGGGCACCGCCTGGCTGGTGATCGTCGCGGCCGAGATGCTGACCGGCGGCGTCGGCATCGGCTTCTGGGTCTGGGACGAGTGGAACAACCTCAATGTCAAGAACATCATCATCGCGATTTTCGTGATCGGCATCGTCGGCCTGATGCTGGAATACGCGCTGATCAAGCTGGCCACGGCGTTTACGTTTGAAGAAGTCAAGAGCTGA
- the nirD gene encoding nitrite reductase small subunit NirD, with product MSEWKKICLVNDIPVLGSRRVSRPQGMNVAVFRSSEDKVFALLDRCPHKGGPLSQGIVFGETVACPLHNMTIGLADGCARAPDEGCTPKFACKVDAGEVYLDAVELATLAIDLLPPRAGPGASTGAVGDQTFDVQAPHSS from the coding sequence ATGAGTGAATGGAAAAAAATCTGCCTGGTCAATGACATCCCCGTGCTCGGCTCGCGCCGTGTTTCACGGCCCCAGGGCATGAATGTCGCCGTCTTTCGCAGCAGCGAAGACAAGGTGTTCGCTCTGCTCGACCGCTGCCCGCACAAGGGTGGACCGCTGAGCCAGGGCATCGTCTTCGGCGAAACCGTCGCCTGCCCGCTGCACAACATGACCATCGGCCTGGCCGACGGCTGCGCCCGGGCGCCCGACGAAGGCTGCACGCCAAAATTCGCCTGCAAGGTCGATGCCGGAGAGGTGTACCTGGATGCCGTCGAGCTGGCGACGCTGGCGATTGACCTGCTGCCGCCCCGTGCCGGTCCGGGCGCGTCCACCGGCGCCGTGGGCGACCAGACCTTCGATGTGCAGGCCCCTCACAGTTCGTAA
- a CDS encoding CmpA/NrtA family ABC transporter substrate-binding protein: protein MTDLLKPSLTRRSVLQAAAVGAVGINPALRAAVYAQGSDAPEKKEVKIGFIPLTDCASVVMASVLGIDKKYGVTIIPSKEASWAGVRDKLVNGELDFAHVLYGLIYGVHLGTSGPKKDMAILMTLNNNGQAITLSKKLADKGAVDGAGLAKLMASEKREYTFAQTFPTGTHAMWLYYWLAANGINPMSDAKVITVPPPQMVANMRIGNMDGFCVGEPWNHRAIMDGIGITAVTTQDIWKDHPEKVLGTTAEFTQKYPNTARAVTAAILEAGKWIDASLANKNKMAETIAGKAYVNTSVDAINQRILGRYQNGMGKTWDDPNYMKFSGDGAVNFPYLSDGMWFLTQHKRWGLLKEHPDYLAVAKQVNKIDIYKQAASAAKISVPKDVLRTSKLIDGTVWDGKDPKKYADSFKVHA, encoded by the coding sequence ATGACAGACCTTCTCAAACCTTCACTGACGCGCCGCTCGGTGCTGCAAGCCGCCGCCGTGGGCGCCGTGGGCATCAACCCGGCACTGCGCGCGGCCGTGTATGCCCAGGGCTCGGACGCGCCGGAAAAGAAGGAAGTCAAGATCGGCTTCATTCCGCTGACCGATTGCGCTTCGGTGGTGATGGCGTCGGTGCTGGGCATCGACAAGAAATACGGCGTGACCATCATTCCCTCCAAGGAAGCCAGCTGGGCCGGCGTGCGCGACAAGCTGGTCAACGGCGAACTCGACTTTGCCCATGTGCTGTACGGCCTGATCTACGGCGTGCACCTCGGCACTTCCGGCCCCAAAAAGGACATGGCCATCCTGATGACGCTGAACAACAACGGCCAGGCCATCACGCTGAGCAAAAAGCTGGCCGACAAGGGCGCGGTCGATGGCGCCGGCCTGGCCAAGCTGATGGCCAGCGAAAAGCGCGAATACACCTTTGCCCAGACCTTCCCGACCGGCACGCACGCCATGTGGCTGTACTACTGGCTGGCCGCCAACGGCATCAACCCGATGTCTGACGCCAAGGTCATCACCGTGCCGCCGCCGCAAATGGTCGCCAACATGCGCATTGGCAACATGGACGGCTTTTGCGTCGGCGAGCCGTGGAACCACCGCGCCATCATGGACGGCATCGGCATCACCGCAGTCACCACGCAGGACATCTGGAAGGACCACCCTGAAAAAGTGCTGGGCACCACCGCCGAGTTCACGCAGAAATACCCCAACACCGCGCGCGCCGTGACGGCCGCCATTCTGGAAGCGGGCAAGTGGATCGACGCCAGCCTGGCCAACAAGAACAAGATGGCCGAGACCATCGCCGGCAAAGCCTATGTCAACACCAGCGTGGACGCCATCAACCAGCGCATCCTGGGCCGCTACCAGAACGGCATGGGCAAGACCTGGGACGACCCGAACTACATGAAATTCTCGGGTGACGGCGCAGTGAACTTCCCCTACCTGTCCGACGGCATGTGGTTTTTGACGCAGCACAAGCGCTGGGGCCTGCTCAAAGAGCATCCAGACTACCTGGCCGTGGCCAAGCAGGTCAACAAGATCGACATCTACAAGCAGGCGGCATCGGCCGCCAAGATCAGCGTTCCCAAGGACGTACTACGCACCAGCAAACTGATCGACGGCACAGTCTGGGACGGCAAGGACCCGAAAAAGTACGCCGACAGCTTCAAGGTCCACGCCTGA